GGGgtctagaagatctttcctaatatactttgtattacttggagagtaagtttctctcctcctaattactataaataaaggcacaaggactgGGGAATTAACATACAATTTCTCAAGCCtattctccatctctctcttccctttgcTGCACCTCTCTAGTAAATATAGGCCTTAACAACCTGCATAATAtataaaatgtacaaaaacataatacaattagtatgtGATATGAGTTTATTATAAGAAAACAATTACGAATTGGGTTTAAAGCatgaataagaagaaaaaaaaaacaataaataaataataatcctAAACTCAAGGAATCGgacctatttcaataaaatggaTTATTCTTAATAAGGACTCGAAAATTATGAATTCACTTGTCATTTTTGCACTAAAGTTCGAATATCTTTCTCCGCAATTTACTTGAACTTAGCATtcacttttataaagaaaaatatattcacatacaaaaatgtACACATCAATCCTTTTTGTTACCAATTTTGTatagtaaaaaatcaaataaaattactctatactgatttattatgactaataatactatctatgataaattgtaaaattctaaatttaatCTATTTCTAACAGGATTAAGATATATGGAAATGATCAACACACATCTTATTTAGTTTCATACACATCCTTATTTAATTATAACCGTTGATTCTGTTTGATTAGAAATAAAGACAGGTATGAAAGGTTTGATAGGATGTTTCCAAGATATATCGTCAAATCATTTATAAATTATTCAGTAACAAAAATGTAAGGAAAATGCTTTGAGTAATTTGCATAGAACTTTATATAGAAATTCAGAACGAGGGTTTCGATTGGGTTCCCGATAATAATTGAAAACGCCAGATTCTTCTGGTTTCGGTTGCAACTGTGGAACGAGTTCTTGATACTGATAATTTGAACAAACCCACGATTAATTGCTGGAATattgtaaaatatttacaattttctgatgcttttcgttaaaataatcCTTAATCCACTAATCAataaggtgtgtgtgtgtgtatgtattaaACAATCCATTTGAAAACTGTGTGCAGACGAAATTATTGGTTTGATCACTCATGCAATTATTTTATTgtgaactttaacaaaaagatCTAgctactgtttattttaacgaaaaactacatttttacactaaaaaatcaatcatggtactattcactttaccctttattttgtccttatcgttaaaactcaaaattttcaaatcattttcattaattttttcttattttcgcATACATTCTTTTTTGGGTGTATATGattgtttatttttaatattttcaattaAGAAAGAATCGTGGTAAAAAGAGAGAAATTATTTTGGGTGCAGACTAagcccaaaaaataaaagactAGCTAGCAATATCACGGCCCAAGGTCTGGCCCACTCTATAATCCTCCGAAATAACACCACAGGACTTTAAATAATTGCATAATATAACCGCTGATCAAAGTAAAGATCATTGATCATCAATCACAAAACAGTAGTCTGAGAATCACATTCCACTCCAAATATCTACAGCCTGAAGAAAGTGGCCTAACTTAGGTATAAACTTATGCAAGGTCATTGTAACCACTAATCGTCCACTAATCAAAGTAAAAATAATTGAGATTTcaacataaaatcaattggtaataAAAGGAGCAGTCTAACTTAGGTATAAACCTATGCAAGGTCCCTCCTCCATCAATATGAGATTCATTCTTAACACGACCCTTCACTAATGGTGAATTTTCAAGCTTAATACGTGGACAACTCAATGGAGTGACGGGGGGCGCATGGGGCCATTTGTCTTCACAAATAggacaacctgctctgataccatgaagaaagttgaggttccaccataaaaccaattggcaatacgAAGAGTAACTTAACTTATTTATAAGCCCCTACAAAATCTCTCCTCCTATCAATATGAGATTCATTCTAACACATACTTCATCCCAAACAAGttgaaaatagaaaaaagagaaatttgTAACCAAACACCTTATGAAAAAGGTtaattacaacaaaaaaaacccaaagTAAGCACATGGTTAATTTACACCCAATCAAAATCATCATATActttaattaacaattaaaaaaggTCCCAAAATCagttaaaaacaaaatgatCAGCATTTACAATCATATACTttgtaccgtttggtacgcagatgggacggaacgggacgggacgggacggaacagaacgggacgggacgggacagaacagatgatgtaaatattgaaaaagaaaaggagaaattttttcataaaatgttataaatttgtgttccacggatgtggaacgggtcgttccagggggaagaggtggaacgaaaaatcagccaaatttcgtcccatgagacaacccgttccacagtttttaggcgcaccaaacgtgggacggaacggctcgtcccgttccgtcccgtcccgtcccatgtaccaaacggtaccttattGAACAATCCaagaaataataattaattaaccgaatacaaaaaataaaattacaaattaacCCCGACGAAATTAATATTCATTTGTACATCCACGTACGGCGGTCCTAGAAACAACGAAATCTTATTCTTTCATTGTCTTAGGGTTAAAGATGCTCACCATCTTCTTAAACTGATCGACAAACGAAGTATACGAAACGGTACCATCATTCCCTGCAAGCACTTTGTACTTGTCCTTCCTTGTGAAGTTGGTGCACTCAAACCCTAACGTGGAGGCCAAGATTCTTTGCACGTAATTTGCAACATCATGAGGGCTTTTTCCAGACGAACACGTGGCTTCCACAGGCAACTGGTTCAAGAACGTAACTTCGTAAACTGGCCTAGGGTtcatgaagaagaatatggGGTCCAAAGCTTTCCAGCCCTTAGCTGTCGTTGCATGGAAAAACCCTACCCTGTAGTTCATGGCCACCGGGACGATTCGGTTTGTAAGCTCAGCAAAGAGTGCACTAAACCTCAAAAGAAAAGGTTCACGACACGTCGTTCCTTCGGGGCAAACCACCAAGTCCCCTTTGGTTAGTTCACGCTTGATTCTCTCAGCATCGACATGCCGAACACGAGTTAATCGAACGGTGGGGATTGGGGATAAGAGCTCTGATAGTCGAGAGATAGAGTATGTGACTGCTGGAATTCTACGTTTAAGTACGGCGGAGAGAATAACGGGATCCATTAGGGTTCGGTGAGTGCAGACGAATAGCACGCCGGAGTTTCCACCGGAGAAGGGCGGTGGGGTTTTGCCTTTCACAATGACTTTGCCCCCAAATAGTTGAGACATGTAGGGTATAGCCCTCATCGGCAATATCAATCCCATGAATAAGCGAATGAAGGCAAGTGAGATGCCTAGTGGCATCCATAGGAGGATTAAGAGGGCAGTTGTGGGCGTTGGGCGCTTGACTAGTCGACCATCGTGGAAGATCACTGGGAGTGGTCGGAGGACTTGCTGCTCATCATGCTTTTTGTTGGTGATCATAAATGGTGGGTGGGTTTCTTTCTGCAGAGACAAGCCATGCAGGCATAATTAATTTACTCCATTAGTACGTACGGgaccaagaatttacttaattaGTTAGCATGTACCATTATGTTATGTGCTACATAATTAATTAGTTAGCACGTACCTTGCATAGGGATAAAAATGAAGAACCAGATGATGAAGTCCTTCCCAACCCTAACGTCGGTTGTTCCTCATCCACAAACAGATTGGCCACTCGGTTGTATATGTTAACTTCACCTTTAACGAAGCCGGTTGCAAACCCAAATCGGTTTACAACAAGCTCACTACCAATAACTTCATCAGCTCTCAAATGCTCCTTAACAAACCTGTCCACCATAATCCTTGGCATCTTAGTCACCACAACCCTCCTATCATATGAGCTAAACACTTTCCAAACCTCCATATCTAAATCATCCATGTAAAACTTTGGCAAAACCGCTCTAGCCACGGACTCAATCTCTGATTTTGGAATACCAAAAACAGCCACAAAAATCATTAGCCTATGCCCGGCTTCCTCCATGCCTATCATCTCCAGAAACCGAATAACCGGCCACATCATTAACAAGGCGGCAAACCGTATCAAACCCGACGCCTCAAATGCTACCAACATGAAGTAGGAGAAGGGGTCAGGATCCCTTAGAAGTGTTCCTTCGAGCTCCGAGACGATAGACTCCATTGAGCTAGTAATTGTTTGCATTTGTTTTTCTTGGCTTTCTTGTTTTTCTCGGTTTGGGATTAATTAAGCCAAGGATCATGTGGTTATAAGTGCTATATTTGGCTTGGGTTATGAGTACTTGACTGGTTAGAACAATGTAGGAATGAATCGGTTTATCAGTTTACAACAACCCTAATTACTTTATAAGAACTTTTGTGTTTGTGATCAGTCTTTCTCACTCTAATTCGATCTCTTTGCTTTTGCGTTTTTGAGGTGGATGTAGCTGCAACGAAAAAAGTATTATACGCCACGTAAATACACGCAAAAGATGGATTACTTAACCCCAACAACTTTGTGACGTGGGCGTTTAATTTGTGATTCAAAAAGTCCATCTGTACACACCTACTAGTAGGTCTGACTTGGTGCCTTTACTTAGGTCACTTACTTTTAACATTTTACAACGTACGTGATTAGAGTTCATGTTATTCGATCAATCTTCGTATATAAGGCTTGCAAAGAGTTGTGTAACAATGGTTTGGTCACCCCACGTTCATGTTGCATGGGGAATTAAGACTCCAATTACCCAATATAGCTGTCTGATGAGGAAATTTCTGCGAAATTTCGGTTTCGATTGtctcttttggtttttttccaCATTTTAGATTTTGATGTATATAGTTTTGTATGGCATTTCCTTGTTCTTAATAGAAGCAACTGAGTTTCTTCTTTCCCCATTAAGAACACTGTACGAATTTCCTTCGTGTCACTCAGTACTATGGtttggtggtattcctcttcgtttagaagtgaaaggtcttagattcgaatctCATTGATaacgaatttgataccaaattaggttgccagTGTATGGCTTAGCTGAACTTTCCCTCcccctagtgtaaaaatatcgatgtactaaaaaaaattgaagatttcGTTATACAGTTTACATGGACATAGTACAAGGATCTCAGAGATGTAGGTTTACAATTGCCTTAGAAAATGAGGGAGAATAATAGCAAAACGACATACATTAATCATACTTACTTCGCATGAGTAAAGTTTTCGTTCGTATCCAAtacaaaaattacataaaaaaaagtgGAATATCTCATATACTTCGTTTTGACAATATTTGACTTTCATGGCCCGTGGCAGATTTAGAatttgaaacttagaattcttATGTTAAAGGTCTGAATTTTTTAGATAGAAATATAGCGCTAATAGCTTAAATAAATTTCAGTTTATTCATGAATGCATTTTATCAAATTAACATTTGTTGGGTTTGTGTCAGTCAAATTATGTTGCGGATATGTCAACATATATTGATATTTGCCGAAACAATCTGATGAATGTTATTAAGATTGTTTGTCGAGTGTTGTTAACGCAACTTGTTGAATGCTGCCGAGATATGCTTAGCAAACATTACATTAAACATTTGAAGAACACATATAAACTCGTACCAAACATTTGGAGGGTTCTCCGAAGACCTTAATGTGCTTGTTTCCCGTCCTCCGAATTGTCTGAGACCACCTTAATCCCAGTGTGCATCCGCCTTGTTCATGCGCGTCCATGTATCACCAAACGAAAAAAATTTCTTCTATGATCGGTGTAAACAAGATAAGGTTGAACTTCAACATGTGAGTTAAGGAAAGCTAACTTTGGTTAAAAGTCACGTAAAAGCGAGAGGATTCATATCCTTGGAAATTGTTTTGCAGTGGTATAATTAAGAAATCTTTAAGGcatattatattaacacctcataaattgttgaataaacctcacATACTTAAGACACTCTACATAtgctttttcacttaaaaattatcttaatacaccccatcTCGTATTTTCCCATAATACCCCCCATACCCCACATTTTCAATATATACCTTATATTTTGTAgatacaccccacatttatcAAATCTTATAAGacttttttattagcacccTACATAGTgttgaatacaccccacattaaaatttaatatttagtGACTTATATCTGCAGCCGTATGCCATATGAAGATCAAGAACGTTACAATCCGAATATTTCTGTAGCCGTACGCCATATGAAGATTACCAACAATGTGGAAATCAAGATGTGACGGAGGAGCGTCACGAAATTGTACTCGGCAACCTCGAAAAGAAACCAGATTACCGTCGTCATGGCAATCAAAAGCGCAACCGATACATTTTGGTTCCTCCACAACAACACATCCGCAACTGCAAGATTAATGcgattaattactaatttatgATCTTTCATGTATTCATCGCCATATGACTAAGGGTAATTAGCAGATCACCAATTACGGTTTTAGCATGCATGCCAGTTTAAATGAACATTACATACCTTTTCCGCCTCCAAGAACATGATGAATCGGCCTCTCATGTCCGAATAGCTTTGCACTGCAGATTTCACCATTGTCATCAGAATCGGACGAATACACTAATCCCGGCTTTCTATACATACCTTATGAGTTGATTAAACTTAATTATTTGTATGAGTGCTGTTAATTGATGATACAAATTCAATATTaagtttttgagttgattaatatGTTAATAAATCAAATAAGATCGTAGTCAATAAGGAAAACATATCAAATTCGCGTAGGTCATACCTAATAGATCTCCTACAGAAAGTCGAATCACTTGTTAAAATGAATTGGGTAAAATCTCCTATTGATCCTCAAATCAAGCAACACATGCATGCAAAGCAATTAGCAAAGCTTGCAagaaaaatcaattcaaattaGGTTAACCAATCTAGCCATTTGCCGTCTCCGGCTTTCGTGCAATCAAGTATATATGCATGCAGCTAATCAAGGTTAATTTGCTTTATCAGATTGACAAGGAATATTTCTGCTCCAAGTTAGTTAAGGTTGTTTTGAATAGATGATGAAAACCAATCTTTCAGTTTTagcaaaaaaaatatacatattgtGTGTTATTGTATTAGTTTCTCCGCAACAGTATGCAATTGTGACGAATATGTTATGGTGTGTCTAATGGCTCAAACTATGTGTACAAGATACCCTGGACAACACTAAAAAATCACTAATCACATACCCAATTTCAATTTGTATCCATACTTTTGAGTTGTCACAAGCTACAATCACATGCTTCGGCATAAACCGATACACGTACGTTGTTTGGCAGGTAGATGCCTTTCGATTAGCCTAAAGAAGTGGTACCATATAATTAGGATAGTATTATCCACACATCTCTTTTTTTTACCTCTCATACACCTTTCGCCAGATCAaacgaattgaaaaaaaatcaaatgtcaGAAATTAGTAGAAAGTGTGTGAAaggtaaaataatttatttgaatAGAACTACCTTACAATTAAGTTCAATTTCCCAGCCCCAACATAGGTAGATCAGGCCTTAAAGAGGAAATTTTTTAGCCCAACTCACCAAAATGTTGAAATGGCTGAGATCTTTTGGGGTTctggttttagggtttgtaatcATTGTTCATTAAACAGAATGCAGAAGCATGCAAGTTGATATATGATGACCTAAAGGAAACTGATGACATACAAAGAACAACCAGAACCACAAGCTGGTCGTGGACAGCTGATAACAACGCCATTGTTAGCATGCATGATTTATATTTTCAGTTACATTGCAGATATTCGAACGCTTGACCTAATTTATTGCTTATTTTTGTTAGCAGCATGATAGCATGCATGCATTTCATCATATTTTATTCTGTCCCAAATTGTGTCCTCTATTCATATAGACATGCAGATAATTTACTAATAAGTGGAACTCCCCAAAACCCATATCTGCAAGTGAATAGATATTTACCTTTTTCAAATAAGATATTCAGCATAGTTCACTGCCGTCTTGAAACAACGGCAATTCGGTGCAACTAggtattgttgatgcacaaattaaatcAGTGAGATTTTGGAACAATATAAAGTATCATGTTTGTGACTTTCACAAGATTGTTCCGGTCATCTAGTGAGAataatatgtaaagagataAAGATAGGGAAGTAAACACatgatgtatgtggttcaccctaagttgggctacgtccatgaggtaaaggagttctcattaacaGTGAAGATTTTACACAATACATAAGTTCAACCATAATTATCATTAGTGAGTTCTAATGATgagtttaagtacaataatagcattagggattaattgtaggagaaatGTCTTCTTTTATAGTTAAGGAGAGTTTCTGGCTTCTATCCGTGGTCAATGTGAGACTCTAGGAGTTTTATTCTGATGTTTGACTCGTGTTGAGTTGTGATTGGCTTTCTGGTTGGAGAGAAATTATTGTGATTCAGCAGGGGTGTCTCAACACCAATCCATTAGTGGGTTCCTGAAGGTATGGAGTTAACTGGTTCTCGGTAGCTTCGTGATTAGTGAAGTGTGCTCGGTAGCTCGAAATTGGTAAAGTATGGTGTATGAATacataaatttttcttaccGTCTGATTTGATTATGGGGCTGTGAGTTGACTGGTGCTCGGTAGCTTTGTGATTGATGAAGTGTGCTTGGTAGCTCGGAATTGGTGAAGTATAGTACAAATATGTATTAATACGGAAAATGTTCTCACCGTCTGATTTGATCATGGGGCTGCGATTGAGTAACTTGTTGACTTGTTGACTTGTTGTAGTCTCTTATATTGCTCAAATAATGAAATTGCAGGAAATCGGCAGAGGGGTTCGAAAGTCGGATGCTTTCTAATGGGATGGAGCATAAGGGCAGAGTTAATCTTGAACAGTCACATATCCCTATCGAAAATCGTTCGTCTTTTTTGACAATCTTAAGTTAAGCCAACTTCCACCAAAACGTCGACGATGGTGACTGGACCTCGTTGTCCTCTTCCACCGATGCGACTGCTACGTGATAGCAAACCAATTTTTCTTGGTTTCGAAGAAATTTTTCAGTTGAACCACAACAGTCGGTTTAGCAGAtcatgttaatgcacaaaatcaattagACTTTGAAACAacgtaaagtgtcaagtttgtaacCTTCACAAGTTTGTGACCTAGTGAGgataatatgtaaagagatagagatagaaAAGTAAACAGAGTATGTCCATAAAgatagagaagttctcattaatagtgaaaAGTTTAcacaatacataggttcaagtatAGTCATCATTAGTGAGTTTTAATGATgagtttaagtacaataatgacattcgagattaattgtaggagaatgacCTCCTAGTTAGAGAGAAACTCTTGTGCTTCGGTAGATTTTCCTCAAGACACACCAATCCTTCAGTGGTTCATTAAAGATACGAAGTTGTCCCGTGCTTGGTAGTAACAGAATTAGTAAAGTATGATACAAAGACTTAATGTTGGATTTATTCATTTGTGGGTTTTAAAAGTTTACGGCTATAAGCTCCTGGGTTCCTGTTCCAAGGCTTTGTCTTCAGAAACTGAGGACATTTGGAACTCAAACTCTCTGGTTTTGTGGTGGAGAGCTGAAGGAATAGGAGAAGAAGTTAGAGATTGGAAGAAGAGATGAAATTCCACGAAAGGTTTTTTAGTGTAACTGGAAATACAAAGGACATCACATGACATTATACAATTTAAGATTTTTTGTATATCAAAGTGTTTTTTGTTTAATGTATTGTTACGCTTTATGTTACGAATCTCTCAAATCCCACGTGACCACGTCAATaaaattctctttttctcttttgtcagCCAATCAGAATGTGACACTTCACATTTACAAAGTCAAAAGGAAATTGTTGTAACCTGCTATCTGCCATTGCCCTTGTTTTatgatatatattttaaattagaaAAACCAGGTGCACCGAAGAAAATTTGAAACCATGTAATGAACTGGCTAAGTCGTTACTTTTACTTTCCATATTTCACCAACCTTTCAAATCAACAAAGATCACAATCCTATCAACATGTCTGCTAGGTTGAAATTTTGCTCGATTCCTAGGCACAAAGTTGAAAATCTAACTTATTTAAGACAAGATTAGGGATCGATGCTTGAGCGTATACTATATTTTATATACTATATACATGATTGACAGTAAGGTAAGCAATGAAAAGATCATTACCGTATGCAGTTACCGACTACggataagcatcataagatactTATGGGAGATATGGCTAGCCATGAATTGCGCTTGCCAATTTTCGAGGTTATGCCTCACCCTATCATCTATTctttttatgtatatataaatcTACTCCTTTGATTTTTTTACTAAAATATCTGTATATCTGCATATGAGTTGACACTGAAAATCGGGAATATAAAAGATAACATAAATAACTGaagtgttttatttatttatttatttttgcttaAACAGATAAAGGAAATATACTACAacaaatttctatatttattttCTGGATAGTATTCGTTTTTAAGCATAATTAAGGCACAAGATTATTAGGGATTCAACCCATGAATTGTAGACAGAATAATAGTTTTATATATATGATAAGATGGTACGTGGACTTGTTCGTGATAGCGATCATGTAGAAGAAAGCACGGACAAGTCAAGTCAAGTGACCCTCTCCTAAACGAAAGAAAGAATATGATAGGAGATGATGGATCAAGTGACTCACTGAACGGCATCGTTATCCACTGTTTCTGCAAAAATATTGTAAATGTAAACAAACTGTGGCTGACATAATCACAAAACTAACATTATCACAAATTCACAATACGTAATACGTATGCCCTTTctgtattttcttcttcttttttatcagTGCTGTTTTgtagtctatatatatatatatatataagaaaaaaagaaaaaggcatcTTCTTTGCCCATGGtttggagaaaattttcaatgtgaCGGCAACACGAGTGATACATCACCTATTTTGAAGTATtgtggtgaaattttttattttttaagttattaacattttaacatacatattcaattatttatttaatgacACGTAGTGTACCGCTTCATGTGCCGATCATATTAAAAAATCTCTTCATGGTTTGGGGTCTTGGTGGTGGTAGGGTTGGTAGCTAGGGTTTAGTTGCA
This region of Malus domestica chromosome 07, GDT2T_hap1 genomic DNA includes:
- the LOC103435271 gene encoding glycerol-3-phosphate acyltransferase 5 yields the protein MQTITSSMESIVSELEGTLLRDPDPFSYFMLVAFEASGLIRFAALLMMWPVIRFLEMIGMEEAGHRLMIFVAVFGIPKSEIESVARAVLPKFYMDDLDMEVWKVFSSYDRRVVVTKMPRIMVDRFVKEHLRADEVIGSELVVNRFGFATGFVKGEVNIYNRVANLFVDEEQPTLGLGRTSSSGSSFLSLCKKETHPPFMITNKKHDEQQVLRPLPVIFHDGRLVKRPTPTTALLILLWMPLGISLAFIRLFMGLILPMRAIPYMSQLFGGKVIVKGKTPPPFSGGNSGVLFVCTHRTLMDPVILSAVLKRRIPAVTYSISRLSELLSPIPTVRLTRVRHVDAERIKRELTKGDLVVCPEGTTCREPFLLRFSALFAELTNRIVPVAMNYRVGFFHATTAKGWKALDPIFFFMNPRPVYEVTFLNQLPVEATCSSGKSPHDVANYVQRILASTLGFECTNFTRKDKYKVLAGNDGTVSYTSFVDQFKKMVSIFNPKTMKE